The Leptospira mtsangambouensis genomic sequence ACCATAGTGATTTCTTGAAAAAAGGTTTGCATTGGATTCGATTAAAAGGGTAGCCATTTCTGTATGGTTCCGAATCACCGAATGCATAAGAGGTGTGATTCCAAAATGATCTTTTTCGTTTGGACTTACATGGAACTGCAATAACATTTTGACCGCTTCCACATGGCCTTCTTTCGCTGCAATGTTCATCGAATTTCTTCCATATCGATCTTTGGTTTCTGGATTTGCTTTTGCTTTTAGCAACATTTCGATTGCTTTGGTTTGATTTTTCTTTGAGGCATATAACAAAGCAGTCAAACCATCTTTATCCTTTGACTCTATATTTGCACCTGCGGAAACTAAAAGTTCAAGAAAATTGGTTTTATCTTTTTTTGCAGCATCAATCAAAGCAGTTAGGTCATCTTCATCTCTGGCATCCAGATCAATTTTTGCTTCAATTAAAGCTTTTGCTATTTCGAAATTATTTTTGTCAATAGCAATGGTAAGGGCATTCCAAGTGTATTTATCAAATAAATTTAAATTTGCCTTTTCTTCGATTAAGATTTTTGTAATTTCTAACTTTCCAAAGCTGCTGGCATGCATCAAAGCATTTCTTCCTTCTTTATCCTGATCATTTATTGATGCACCCGATTGAATTAAGATTTTTGTTATCTCTGCAAATCCATGGAAAGAAGCACAGATGAGTGGGGTAGTGCCTGAACTATTTCTTGTATTCGCGGATGCTCCTGAATGGAGTAGGCGGATTACAATTTCTTTACGTCCGAAACAACTGGCAATGAGGAGTGGAGTTTCACCAAATTTGTTTTCGGCATTTATATTAACACGATTTTCAATCAGAAGTTCAACCATTTGTAAGTTTCCTTCCGTAATTGCATCTTCGATGTATGATTTTCCGTTCGGATCTACCCAGTTGACATCTACGTTTTTTATATTTTTTCGGAATGTTCTTTGGTCATTTCTAAGGATTGCACCTTTAATCATTAAATTGGTGCAGGAGAATGTGAGAAGGGTTATGGCCGATAAAAGAAATACTTTCATTTTCCTTCTCCGTATTGTAATAAGAGTATTTTTACTTCTGATTGCCCGTATTCGGTTGCATAATCTTCTGCAGTTTGGCCTTGTTTGTCTTTTAAGTATACGTTGCTATTTTTTTCTAATAGAAGTTTGAAAATTTCATACCGACCAAAAATACTTGCATACATTAAAGCTGTCTTACCATTTACGTCTTGTTTGTTGGTATCTGGTTCCAGTGAAAGAAGTTGTTTCGTAATTTCTTTATATCCTTTTTGTGAAGACCACATCAAGGGAGTAATTCCAAAATTGTTGGTTATATTCGGGTCCGGTTTGTATTTGATGAGTAAGTTGACCATGGCAAGATTACCATTGAAGCTTGCTGATAGTAAGGGGGAGCCATTTGTTTTTGATTTTGTATTTACGTTCGCATTGGAGTCGAGGAGAATGCGAGCCACTTCTAAGTAACGATTTTTGACTGCCCAAGCTAAAGCGGTATACCCTTGGTCATCTTTTTTCTCAATTTCAGCATTTGCGGCCAGGAGTTGTTTCACAATATCGCTATAACCAAATTTTGCAGCAAGGATAAGGGCGGTTTCTCCACTGAAATTTGCATTTTCTGTTGGAGTCTTTTCATCAATATATTGTTTTACTGTTTTGATTTCACCATTGGAAGCTGCGATTCGCAAACTTCTCGAACTACATTGAACGAAGCCAAAACAAACAAAAAATAAAATGCTTAAGGAGGTTTTAAATTTCATATGATTACTCTGTAATATTATCTAAATAAATTTCAAAAAAATGAAGAGTTCGGTCTAGGAGTAAATCTTTGGAATCAATTTGTTCTTCTGTTGCAAAGGAATTCGATACATTGTTTTTTTTGAAAACGGAAGTAATATTTGAATTGGGATTTGTTTGATTTTCATTTGCATTTTTTTGAAATTTTACTGTGTTCCAATGGTCACTTTCATATTCTTTAAATGTGTTTGGATTTGAGATTTCTAGCAAAACGTCAGGGTTAATTCCTTTCCCTTGAATTTCATAACCGGATGGCAAAATGTATTTACCGATTGTTATTTCATATACATAACCATTGTATGGTTCAAATGAATAAAGTGATTGGAACGTTCCCTTCCCATAGGTTTTACTTCCAAAGATGATTGCATTTTCATTTTCCCTGAGACTGCCTGCAATTAATTCAGAAGCACCAATTGACTTTTCGTTTACCAGAACGGCAATTGGGATGTTGACTATTTTTTTTACACCTACAGATGGTCCAATTTGTTTGTCTTTTTGGTTTTCGATGATGGTAAATAAATTTGGTTTTGATGAAAATAAACTTAAAAAATCTTGTACAACATTGAGTGAACTTACCTTCGCATCTCTTAAATCCAGGACAATGCCAGCTATTTTTCTGTTTTTGTTCTCGAGTGAGTGCGAGATGATTTTTTTTGCTGCAGTTGCGGTTGTTAGATTGTGATCTAAATACCGAATGGTTTTCATTTTTAATACTAAGATGTTTTTGTTACCACGGTGGATTTTGTAGGAAATTTCTTTAAGAGCATTGATGACATCTTTTTTTTCTAAGAATGATAGTTCTTTAGATTTTGTGAGTCTTGTTAAATGGTCGGTTTCTTCTAAGTAACCTTGGATACTTTTTGCGATTAAATCTTCTTTGAATTTTTCTAATACTTCGGCATCAACTGTGGTTTCTTTTTTTATATTGTAAATTTGATTCAAAATTGTTTCAAACTCTTGGTGGTCAAGATTGAGTTCTGAAAAATAAATGGAGAGTTCCTTTCTTAAATTTTTATTGATATTGGTTTTTGATTTTTCTTCCTGTTTGTCGTTTTTTATCAAAACATATTTATCTGTTTCTGATCCAAGAATTTGTCCATTTGTTATGTTGGTTAGATCCTTTTTGTATTTTTCATAATACTTTCTTGGGTAAAAATCAATGCCGATTGTAGAGTAGGCAGCCATCACTGCTGAGCCGTATCCGGCAGAGGCATCAATTCGTTTTTTTTCGATATGTGATACACTCACTTGTTCTTTGATAAGGAGAAATTGGAATAAATTGAATTTCCCTTCATATAAATACTGAAATTTAGACTCGGCTTTTAAAGTTTGTTTTTGGGTACTTCGAGTGATTTTTGGTATAGTTTTTTTTTGTGTTTGGTTACAAGAAAGAAGGACAAAAATTAAAATAAAAAGATGAAACGAGTGCGCTCGTCTTTTTTTTATCGAGTGAGGGACCATTCGCTTTTTTAAAGTTATTTGGAAATTGAGAAAAATCATTTTTTTAGGGGTTATCGATTAAGGTAATAGAAAGAGGTTGTGTCTTGGTTTGGTCAAATTAAAAAATAACAAAATAGCCAACTGCTGTAGAAATTTGAAGTTTTGTTTTCGTTCCAATGGAACGTTTTTCTTCGGTTTTAGGTTGTTTGCATTGGAGACGAAAGACAGAATGAACAGAAGATTGAAATTTACGACAGTAGTTTTATTTTTTATATTCTTTGGAATTTATGGAGAACCAGCCAAATCAAAACAACCAGAGCTAATTCAAAAACCATCTGTACTTTATTATACGATCGATAAAGCTCAAATTCGAAAACTGGTTCTTGGTCTAGGTTACACAATCGTTTCTGATGACGAGAAGTTGATGATTTTGGCTTACCAGGATTCAAAAGTTGGTCTTATGTTTTCTAATGATACTTCAATGCAATTTTATTCTTCATTCAATTCTGATAAACCAAACAAAATTAATTTAGCAAATCGTTGGAATCAGAAAATGAGATATTCCCGTAGTTACTTAGATACTGATGGAAGACTTATTATCGAAAGCGATTTTGATTATAGTGGTGGAGTGAGTGAAGAAGCAATTCGTGAATTTTTGCAGAAATTTCAGATTCTCAACTCACAATTTACCACCTTGCTCATTCTTGCGGAATGAATTGGTGGATTTAAAATAATTCATAATCCGATAGATCATTGAAAATTGGAAGATTATTAAGTAAAAGAAATCACCTAATCCATCTAGAAAAATAATTTTCACTGAATGGTCTTTGGGAGAATATGGAAAGGTAATACGAAATTTTTATAAATTAAAACAATTGAGGTAAAGTATGTCCCGCCCTTTCAAAGTATTAGGTATCCAACAAGTCGCCATTGGTGGTGAATCAAAAGAAAAATTATCCAAGTTTTGGGTCGATGTGATGGGACTCACGAAAGTGTCTGATTATAAAAGTGAAAAAGAAAATGTGGATGAGGATATTTTGTCCATGGGAAATGGTCCTTTCAAAGTTGAGATTGATTTGATGCAACCCATTGACCCAAACAAAAGTCCAAAAGTGCACGACCCAAAACTCAATCATATTGGTCTTTGGATTGATAAATTGGAAGAATGTGTTGATTATTTGACAAAACAAGGAGTTCGGTTCACTCCTGGTGGGATTCGTAAAGGGGCAGCTGGATACAATGTTTGTTTCATCCACCCAAAGGGAAATGAAGAATTTCCACTCTGTAGCGAAGGAGTACTTGTTGAACTCGTCCAAGCTCCAGAAGATGTGATCAAGGCATTAGGTTAATTCATATAACTCTGGCAATTGTGAAGTGCAAACTTCAATGGGTTGCCAGAGAAAAAATAGAATCCAATTTAGTTTTGGATTTTTTTATGAGTCCATCTCCAATACAAATAAGCAAAGAGTGCAAGACTAGTTGTAATGATAAATTGTGTTAGGTGGACTACTGTCGCATACACAAGTCCTTCTCCTGGATCTCTTCCTAAAATAATAAATCCCGATATGATGGCAGCATGAAATACTCCGATTCCAGATGGAGCCGAGGGAATGGCAACACCCATCCCACCTAAAAACATAAAGAGTAGAGCTTCTGGAAAACTTAGAGGCATACCAATTAATAATCCGGCAAGTAAATAGGAAACAGCATAACCAAATACCCAAGTAGGAATTGAATAAAGGACTGGTTTCAGTAATTTATCGCCTTTTAGAAATGATGAAAATTCGACTAAATGATGGTCAAGTTTGTCTTCGTATAGCCCGTGTTTGCCGACAAAACCAAATAGTTTTTTGATAAAACTACGTAAGGGATCTAAAAAGTAACGAACAACAATAAGCCCAACAATCATTCCCAAAATGACAAGAGCGGAAATTAAAAGAAGGCTTAAGTTTTTGGATTGGCCAAGTCCCATATAAAAGAGGGCTGCGGCACCTATTACCACGACAGAACCCAAATCCATCACCTTTTCTAAAAAGATACGACTGAAAAGATGGGTCAGTGGAAGTTCAGTATCTCGTTTGTTCATAATGAGACGAACAAGATCTCCACCTCTTGCAGGAAGAACCATATTAAGGCCCACACCGATGATGGCGGTGGAAAATGCTTTCGCAAAACTAATCTTTTTTTCTAAAAGATAATACCAGCGAATCGAAAAGGGAACAAATGCCCAAAGATTGGATAAAAATAACAAAGGGAAAATCCACCAGTTGATTTTTCCTTCTAAACGTTCAAATTCAGCAAGGTCAAAGTTCTTGGAAAGAAAATAGACCGCAATGCCTGAAACTAAGATTCCAAATAATAATTTTCTCATATTCCCCTAATTAACCCGGTGGCCATTGCATATGACGACCACCTAACATGTGGAAGTGGATATGTTGAACGGTTTGTCCACCAAAATCTCCGCAGTTGTTTACTAAACGATATCCCTTTTCTGAAATTCCATTCTGTTGGGCCAGTTTGGGGATGGTTAGAAAAATTTCTTTTATGATATCTGGATTCAAATCTCCAATTTGGTTCATACTAGATATATGAACTTTCGGAATGATAAGTACATGGAAGGGCGCTTGAGGAGTGATATCGTGAAACACTAAAATGTTATCTGATTCATATTCTTTTTTGCTTGGGATTTCTCCACTTGCAATTTTACAGAAAAGACAATTTTCCATATTATACTTTCTCCTTTGAAAACACGAGCGATGCAGCACCTAAAGCTCCGGATAAACTTCCCCCGGCACCAATTTTGAGCCGATCGTTTAACACGGGAAAGATATTGGACCTAATTTCGGATTCCAACACTTTACCAAATAAATCATAGGATTTTGTGATTCCACCCACAAAGACCACTGCTTCTGGGTTAAGCAAATGAATTGCTCCACGAACCGCATGAGCCAGTGCCAAGGTTCCAAAATGTAAAATCTCCTGGGCAATTGGATTTTTTTCCCGAACCAGTCGGAAAAATGATTCTGCATTTTCCAATGTTTGGTTGGACTTTTCTGCATAACGGTTTAAAAAACCACGAGTAGAAAAATAACTTTCTACGCATCCATGAACCCCGCAGCCGCAAAGAGCACCACCGATGACAGATGTTGTATGGCCAATTTCAATTCCATTGCCTAGATAACCGGAATAAAGAATTCCTTTGTCTACAAAACCACCACCCACACCGGTTCCAAGAGTAATGATGAGTTGTGATTCTGTATTTTGATAAACACCGAAGTAGGCCTCACCAAGAGCAGCGCAGTTCGCATCATTTTCATACCAAACAGGTAGAGAAAATTCTTTTTTGAGTTCTTCTCCTATCGGTAAGTTTTTTAGGCCTTGCAGATTGGCACTGGATATCATAATCCCTTGTTCATTGTTTAAGGGGCCAGGAGATCCAACACCGATTCCAATTGCATCGGCTACTAGCGGACGAATGGTATCTTTTAAAATTTCTAAAAAACTTTGGTTGTCTAAATGCTCTGGTGTGGGGGAAACAAGGGATTTTAGTTCTTTTCCCGTTTCTTCAAAGAGGCTTACTTTGATGCTCCCTCCACCGATATCCACTCCGATGGCATTTCGCAAACTCATTCTCCCTTAATGACTTGGTCGAATTTCCCTTGTTTCATTTCATAAACAGTTTGGGCATCGAAGGCAAGTTTCATATCATGTGTGACAAGGATAATGGAATGATTTCGTTTGTTGTATTCATTTAATAGGAGTTGGACCAAATAACTATTTTCTGGATCCAAATCTCCAGAAGGTTCATCGGCAAATAGGATAGCTGGATCGTTGATGAGTGACCGAGCAATTGCCGCTTTTTGGATTTGTCCTCCCGACAAAGTACGAGGAAGGGAATTTTGTATGTCACCTAACTTTAAATGTTCGATCAAATAATCGCATTTACGAATATAGTCATCATTCGAAAATTTACGTGTAAAGAGAGCTGGCAAAAGGATGTTTTCCCTGATTGTAAGGTTTCCGACAAGTTCGGAAAATTGAAAAACGAGTCCTAGGTCACGAGCCCGGATTTCCGCCAGTTCTTGTTTTGATATTTGCGAAAGTTTGATTTGGTCATAAAGGATGTCACCTTCTGTCGGAGAAAGCATCCCAGTGAGCATCGAGAGCAAAGTAGTTTTGCCTGAACCGGATGGTCCAATGATGGCAACATAGTCACCTTGGTTCACATCGAAACTCACGGAACTGACTGCTTCTTCTTTGCCAAATCGTTTGGTCAAATTGTGAACACGGAGTAACATTATTTTTGTCTCCGAATTGATTTGTAAGGATCGATGAAAGAACTGATCCCGATGGTGGGAACAGAAACAAGAAGACCTAATGTGATAAAGAGAACCAAACAAGAAAAAACGGATTTGATTTCGTTAATGAACCCGAAGTCTGCTGGTGGATTTAAATAAGCAAGATTTATCAGGATCGCCATTAGGAAACTTGGTAA encodes the following:
- a CDS encoding ankyrin repeat domain-containing protein, which gives rise to MKFKTSLSILFFVCFGFVQCSSRSLRIAASNGEIKTVKQYIDEKTPTENANFSGETALILAAKFGYSDIVKQLLAANAEIEKKDDQGYTALAWAVKNRYLEVARILLDSNANVNTKSKTNGSPLLSASFNGNLAMVNLLIKYKPDPNITNNFGITPLMWSSQKGYKEITKQLLSLEPDTNKQDVNGKTALMYASIFGRYEIFKLLLEKNSNVYLKDKQGQTAEDYATEYGQSEVKILLLQYGEGK
- a CDS encoding ABC transporter ATP-binding protein yields the protein MLLRVHNLTKRFGKEEAVSSVSFDVNQGDYVAIIGPSGSGKTTLLSMLTGMLSPTEGDILYDQIKLSQISKQELAEIRARDLGLVFQFSELVGNLTIRENILLPALFTRKFSNDDYIRKCDYLIEHLKLGDIQNSLPRTLSGGQIQKAAIARSLINDPAILFADEPSGDLDPENSYLVQLLLNEYNKRNHSIILVTHDMKLAFDAQTVYEMKQGKFDQVIKGE
- a CDS encoding S41 family peptidase, which translates into the protein MVPHSIKKRRAHSFHLFILIFVLLSCNQTQKKTIPKITRSTQKQTLKAESKFQYLYEGKFNLFQFLLIKEQVSVSHIEKKRIDASAGYGSAVMAAYSTIGIDFYPRKYYEKYKKDLTNITNGQILGSETDKYVLIKNDKQEEKSKTNINKNLRKELSIYFSELNLDHQEFETILNQIYNIKKETTVDAEVLEKFKEDLIAKSIQGYLEETDHLTRLTKSKELSFLEKKDVINALKEISYKIHRGNKNILVLKMKTIRYLDHNLTTATAAKKIISHSLENKNRKIAGIVLDLRDAKVSSLNVVQDFLSLFSSKPNLFTIIENQKDKQIGPSVGVKKIVNIPIAVLVNEKSIGASELIAGSLRENENAIIFGSKTYGKGTFQSLYSFEPYNGYVYEITIGKYILPSGYEIQGKGINPDVLLEISNPNTFKEYESDHWNTVKFQKNANENQTNPNSNITSVFKKNNVSNSFATEEQIDSKDLLLDRTLHFFEIYLDNITE
- a CDS encoding VOC family protein; the encoded protein is MSRPFKVLGIQQVAIGGESKEKLSKFWVDVMGLTKVSDYKSEKENVDEDILSMGNGPFKVEIDLMQPIDPNKSPKVHDPKLNHIGLWIDKLEECVDYLTKQGVRFTPGGIRKGAAGYNVCFIHPKGNEEFPLCSEGVLVELVQAPEDVIKALG
- a CDS encoding lysylphosphatidylglycerol synthase transmembrane domain-containing protein, yielding MRKLLFGILVSGIAVYFLSKNFDLAEFERLEGKINWWIFPLLFLSNLWAFVPFSIRWYYLLEKKISFAKAFSTAIIGVGLNMVLPARGGDLVRLIMNKRDTELPLTHLFSRIFLEKVMDLGSVVVIGAAALFYMGLGQSKNLSLLLISALVILGMIVGLIVVRYFLDPLRSFIKKLFGFVGKHGLYEDKLDHHLVEFSSFLKGDKLLKPVLYSIPTWVFGYAVSYLLAGLLIGMPLSFPEALLFMFLGGMGVAIPSAPSGIGVFHAAIISGFIILGRDPGEGLVYATVVHLTQFIITTSLALFAYLYWRWTHKKIQN
- a CDS encoding ROK family protein; the protein is MRNAIGVDIGGGSIKVSLFEETGKELKSLVSPTPEHLDNQSFLEILKDTIRPLVADAIGIGVGSPGPLNNEQGIMISSANLQGLKNLPIGEELKKEFSLPVWYENDANCAALGEAYFGVYQNTESQLIITLGTGVGGGFVDKGILYSGYLGNGIEIGHTTSVIGGALCGCGVHGCVESYFSTRGFLNRYAEKSNQTLENAESFFRLVREKNPIAQEILHFGTLALAHAVRGAIHLLNPEAVVFVGGITKSYDLFGKVLESEIRSNIFPVLNDRLKIGAGGSLSGALGAASLVFSKEKV
- a CDS encoding ankyrin repeat domain-containing protein is translated as MKVFLLSAITLLTFSCTNLMIKGAILRNDQRTFRKNIKNVDVNWVDPNGKSYIEDAITEGNLQMVELLIENRVNINAENKFGETPLLIASCFGRKEIVIRLLHSGASANTRNSSGTTPLICASFHGFAEITKILIQSGASINDQDKEGRNALMHASSFGKLEITKILIEEKANLNLFDKYTWNALTIAIDKNNFEIAKALIEAKIDLDARDEDDLTALIDAAKKDKTNFLELLVSAGANIESKDKDGLTALLYASKKNQTKAIEMLLKAKANPETKDRYGRNSMNIAAKEGHVEAVKMLLQFHVSPNEKDHFGITPLMHSVIRNHTEMATLLIESNANLFSRNHYGFSALDYAILSGNKKIIDLLKEKMGKSVE
- a CDS encoding YbjN domain-containing protein → MNRRLKFTTVVLFFIFFGIYGEPAKSKQPELIQKPSVLYYTIDKAQIRKLVLGLGYTIVSDDEKLMILAYQDSKVGLMFSNDTSMQFYSSFNSDKPNKINLANRWNQKMRYSRSYLDTDGRLIIESDFDYSGGVSEEAIREFLQKFQILNSQFTTLLILAE
- a CDS encoding histidine triad nucleotide-binding protein, whose amino-acid sequence is MENCLFCKIASGEIPSKKEYESDNILVFHDITPQAPFHVLIIPKVHISSMNQIGDLNPDIIKEIFLTIPKLAQQNGISEKGYRLVNNCGDFGGQTVQHIHFHMLGGRHMQWPPG